The genomic window cactttgtcattatgaggtattgtttgtagattgatgaattttttaaattgatttaatccatctttagaataaggctgtaatgtaacaaaatgtggaaaaagtaaaggggtctgaattcttttcAAATGCACCGTAGTTGATTTAATTGAAACACATAGGATGTgcctatatatggaaaaatacggTTTCTTAGTCAGGGACAGCCTTAATGGAGTTACACTGTTATGTTCTGTCCAAGCCCTCAGTTCAGAGGTCAGATATGATCAGTCTGAAGTCCAGGATGCCCAACTATGGCCTGCAGCGTTACCAGTGGCTAACACACACCTGGAACACCATCCAGACTGAGGTGAGAGGTCACTACCCCAGAGGtcacacacatctacacaaacACTTAGTGGTTTTATATCATGGTTTTATATCATAACCCAAGAGCAACATTTTAATAagatattacatgtatttattagaGGTTATTAGTGGTTTAGTGCTTGAATATGCAAGATTGCTAGTTATAAAGGGTTGCTAATGTAAGTAAACTTTCTTTGACTGTGTGTTCCCCAGTTTAAGTGCTGCGGGGTCATCTACTTCACCGATTGGCTGGAGATGACAGAGATGGAATGGCCACCAGACTCTTGCTGCTCCAATCAGTATCCAGGATGTGCTCGCCACGCCCACTACCGTGACCTCAGTGACCTTCACCAAGAGGTGAGTGTCTCCAGGAGTGCCCCAGTGACCCTCTGACCTTATAGTAAGTGTTAGGTTGTGGCTTGACCTCTGGTGAACTGTTCACCTACTTAACCCTCTGACCCCACCCTGAAAAGAGTTAGGATCATTACAGGTGATCATTACAGCTCTCTGTAGCCCCAGGTGAATCTGCCAATTGCCAATGATGTACCTTCCCCTGTGATATCATCAGAAAGGGACACACAGGCTTACATATTCCCATTCGCCAATTGAGTAAACCTGTTAGTTCagaagaaacagaaacaataacaagAAACTTTTTGAAATAGGTTACTTACATTCTAAATGGAGTGGAAATGATTTTCTTGGAGTTGGAGTTTTCCACTTAATACATTCACAACAACCTGTTTCCAATGGGATGTCTATTTGCAGCCTGAAATGACCTGCCGTGTTCAATGGTGGAGAGAAATCCATACAACTCAATTAGAGCCAATCACAGGCTTGATAGCATAGTGTGCCTTCTGGCTGCCGCGGTTGCCAGATTGTTGAGACAGAGTGCAGCTATTACGCCTCATCAAGCCCATCAGGGGACAAGGTATGCCGTGGTCCGGGGCTGAGGGGAACACACAAACAAAGTCTAGTAGGGGGTGAGGTACGACAAACAATGCCAGCTAGCCTGCCAGTAGGATACAGAGAGAATACAAAGCAAACTTTCACCctagagtctctctctctatttctatttAATAACTCAcctttctctcacacacccacacaaacacacaggcaggcacacaggcaggcaggtaggtaggcaggcaaacagacaggcaaacaggcaggcaggcaaacagacaggcaggcaggtaggcaggcaagcaggcaggtaggtaggcaggtaggtaggCAAACAGGTAGGCATGcaggcaggcaaacagacaggcaggtaggcaggcagtaGGGCAAGCAAACAGGCAGTCATGCAGGCAGGCAACAGGCAGTCATGCCGGCAAGCAGGCAGGTAGGGCCGCACACACTCAGTCTTCTTTCCTCAGAGGGAAACACCCTCATCTCCCCATCTACAGCTCCACCACTGTCCTGGTCTAACCCCAAACCAACCCTGTCCCCTATCCCATCTACAGCTCAACCACTGTCCTGGTCTAACCCCAAACCAACCCTGTCCCCTATCCCATCTACAGCTCAACCACTGTCCTGGTCTAACCCCAAACCATCCCTGTCCCCTATTCCATCTACAGCTCAACCACTGTCCTGGTCTAACCCCAAACCAACCCTGTCCCCTATCCCATCTACAGCTCAACCACTGGTCTAACCCCAAACCAACCCTGTCCCCTATCCCATCTACAGCTCAACCACTGTCCTGGTCTAACCCCAAACCATCCCTGTCCCCTATCCCATCTACAGCTCAACCACTGTCCTGGTCTAACCCCAAACCAACCCTGTCCCCTATCCCATCTAAAGCTCAACCACTGTCCTGGTCTAACGCTAAACCAACCCTGTCCCCTATCCCATCTACAGCTCAACCACTGTCCTGGTCTAACCCCAAACCATCCCTGTCCTATATCCCATCTACAGCTCAACCACTGTCCTGGTCTAACCCCAAACCATCCCTGTCCCCTATCCCATCTACAGCTCAACCACTGTCCTGGTTTAACCCCAAACCAACCCTGTCCTTTATCCCATGTCTGACCACCTCCACCTCAACATGTCTGTCTGCTGTGTTTAGTCAACACTGTTAACCCCCTAGCCTTAGCAACAGTTCCCCTCCCCATGGTCCAGGCCAAGTGGTGTGTCTCTAACAAGGTTCTAGCAGGCCCGGTGTGCCCGGTGCAGACTGCCAGGCTGCCCATTGTCACCTGGGTGAGAAATGCTGGGTGACATGGTGTTCCTGCCTGACATACACGTACAGGGGCTTCCAAGTGGTGCTGTGGTCTAAGATGCTTCATCtcaggtgtcactacagacaacctggttcaaatccagactgtatcacaaccggccgtgattggtagtcccatagggcggcgcacaattgccccAGCGTCATCCAagtttggccggtgtagaccatcgttgtaaataataaacaaaaatacaaaccTGGACTGGCTTGCCTGGGAAAGATGGAGGTAGAGGGTGGAGAAAGGGGAGGTTGTGACACTGGAAAAAGAGAAGGAAATGGGGGtgggggaaagggaggaggaggtaaagagagtGCCGATAcaggaaaagggggagagagaggctacTAATTGTGTTAAATGTCAACTCTGAGAGGTTCTTATAAAATGTGTGCTGCTGCTACGCCTCACTAAGTAGAACCAGGCATACAGAGGGACAAAGAGATGCTGTGTGTAGTGAGGACGAGTCAGTCTGTAGAGGAGGGAGTCAGGATGGAGTCAGTCAGTAGAGGAGGGAGTCAAGGGGAATGTATGGAGTATCCTTTCTATCtcctgtctgttttctctctctttctttatcacatctctctccccccacgtTTACTaccctttctcctttcctcccacttttctctcactctctctcccacccctctctctctctctctctctctctctctctctctctctctctcacactctctctctggcagcagtAAGGTGTAGATCTGGTATGTAGCAGCCCGAGAGTGAATATCCCCCAGTCAGGAAGTAATAGACTGGCCTTTCTACACCTCCACTActattccctctctttctacacTTCTCAAccaccttcctctcttcccctacatctctctttctcccactctctccccctctctttctttctctccatgtaCATGTCATCCATGTGATAGGATGAGAGAGTGTTTTCATTTTGTTCCTACAGCAGATGTACAGCTCACAGACTTAGTATGGGAGGTCTGCCCCtggcaagacagacagactcaaaCATTGAAACAACATGAATATTACATAAATGTAACATTAATATAACATGGATCAAATGTATTTCAACATGAAAAAGCTTCAACTCTTAAAATGACAAGCCCTTATTGTGttcctttgtctgtctgtctgtctgtctgtctgtctgtctgtctgtctgtctgtctgtctgtctgtctgtctgtctgtctgtctgtctgtctgtctgtctgtctgtctgtctgtctgtctgtctgtctgtctgtctgtctgtctgtctgtctgtctgtctgtctgtctgtctgtctgtctgtctgtctgtctgtctgtctgtctgtgtgtgtgtgtgtgtgtgtgtgtactacaggGCTGCGGGCCGAAGATCTACAGTTTCATCCGGGGGACTAAGCAACTGCAGGTGCTGCGGTTCTTGGGTGTGTCTATAGGAGTGGCCCAGATTCTGGCcatgaccctgaccctaaccctgctcTGGGCCCTCTACTATGACCGCAAGCCCCCCGAGCCCACCCTGCCCGAACCCCCCACAGGAACCGACCCTGGACCTCTAACCATCACCCACCCACCCCAAGGGGAGGCTCCTAAATCGGGTAACACTCGCCCGGCTGAGGCCTGGTCCAATACTGCGACCACATCTAACGGACATGGACACACCCAGTTTGAGATGGAGACACTGCCctagcaagggggggggggggggggggatagtggAAGTGGAAGAGGGAAAGAATAAGGGGATGAGAAGAAAGTGCGAGActggatagggggagagaggggggagagaaaaacGAGGGTAGGAGACATGAGAGAGATTGGGCACAGTTGCAGGAGAGTGAATACCCCCCataccccccctctctttcccattGGACAACATGACAATGACATACTGGACTCGTGGACTTTGCAGGACTATTTTGTCACAGCTGGGATTGGAAATGGTCACAGAAACGAAATAACTATAAGCCGAGGCTTGCTCCTTTAGTGTCACCACTATCCGAtagtgaggaggggagggaatCGTTGTAGTTTTCCCAACTTCCCTCCTCCTCGTTGGGAATGTTTGGGAATATCACCACTAGCACTGACTGGATGAAACCTGTTCAGCAAAGACTGCTGTAAGGACATGTCAACTCTTCATCTCACTCAAAACACACCGAACCAAGGAAATGGAGTTTATCTGGATATTTGGAAATATCATATGTCttaatttgacagaccagttgGAATCC from Oncorhynchus mykiss isolate Arlee chromosome 15, USDA_OmykA_1.1, whole genome shotgun sequence includes these protein-coding regions:
- the LOC110490330 gene encoding tetraspanin-12, producing the protein MAREDAVRCLRCLLYAINLLFWLMSICVLGVAAWLRDYLNTVLTLAAHTRLEEAAVLTYSPAVHPIIIAVCCFLIIVAMVGYCGTLKCNLLLLSWYFGSLLVIFCVELASGVWTYDEPSVQRSDMISLKSRMPNYGLQRYQWLTHTWNTIQTEFKCCGVIYFTDWLEMTEMEWPPDSCCSNQYPGCARHAHYRDLSDLHQEGCGPKIYSFIRGTKQLQVLRFLGVSIGVAQILAMTLTLTLLWALYYDRKPPEPTLPEPPTGTDPGPLTITHPPQGEAPKSGNTRPAEAWSNTATTSNGHGHTQFEMETLP